In Kineococcus mangrovi, a single genomic region encodes these proteins:
- a CDS encoding ABC transporter permease has product MSVTDTGAAAPVTADSPQVPRRASRWWVGALLPVALFAAWWASTAAGVFGRSQLPPPVDVWTAATQLWGTGQLQVNVAISVQRVLTGFLVGTAAGLVLGGLTGSSRFVHDLIAPTLAALRAVPSLAWVPLLGLWIGLGEPPKITLVAIGAFFPVYTTVLSSLTHLDPGLVEVGRAYGRRGVGLFTSILLPATAPSLLSGLRLALAQSWLFLVAAELISSSIGLGFQMTNGQNTSRTDQMLLAIVLLALLGKASDMVLGVVENRVKAARE; this is encoded by the coding sequence GTGAGCGTGACGGACACCGGCGCGGCCGCGCCGGTGACTGCGGACAGCCCGCAGGTCCCGCGGCGCGCGTCGCGCTGGTGGGTCGGGGCGCTCCTGCCCGTCGCGCTGTTCGCCGCCTGGTGGGCCTCGACGGCCGCGGGGGTGTTCGGCCGCAGCCAGTTGCCGCCGCCGGTCGACGTGTGGACCGCAGCGACGCAGTTGTGGGGCACCGGGCAGCTCCAGGTCAACGTCGCCATCAGCGTGCAGCGGGTCCTCACCGGGTTCCTGGTCGGCACCGCCGCCGGTCTCGTGCTCGGTGGGCTGACGGGGTCGTCCCGGTTCGTGCACGACCTGATCGCCCCCACGCTCGCGGCGTTGCGCGCGGTGCCGTCGCTGGCGTGGGTCCCCCTGCTGGGGTTGTGGATCGGCCTGGGGGAACCCCCGAAGATCACCCTGGTCGCGATCGGGGCGTTCTTCCCCGTCTACACGACCGTCCTGTCCTCGCTGACGCACCTCGACCCCGGACTCGTCGAGGTCGGCCGCGCCTACGGCCGGCGCGGGGTCGGGCTGTTCACCTCGATCCTGCTGCCCGCCACCGCTCCTTCGCTGCTGTCGGGGCTGCGGTTGGCGCTGGCGCAGAGCTGGCTGTTCCTCGTCGCCGCCGAGCTGATCTCGTCCTCGATCGGCCTGGGGTTCCAGATGACGAACGGGCAGAACACGTCCCGCACCGACCAGATGCTGCTGGCGATCGTCCTGCTGGCGCTGCTGGGCAAGGCGAGCGACATGGTGCTCGGTGTCGTGGAGAACCGGGTCAAGGCTGCCCGGGAGTGA